The window GACATGGCCCGGCGCCACACGGAGCTGTTCCGCGCGGCGATCGCCGGCGCCGGAGTCGCGGAGGCGAACCCGGCGACGACCGGGGGCCAGCGCGGCGCGCTCGCCATCGAGCCGCAGTCCCCCGGCCTCGGCGACCGGATCTGGTGGGGCGCGGGCACCCGTGCCACGGCGGTGTGGGCCGCCGAGCAGGGCATGAACCTGATGAGCTCGACGCTGCTGACGGAGGACACCGGCGTGCCGTTCTCCGACCTGCAGGCCGAGCAGCTGCAGCAGTACCGCGACGCGTGGGCCGCTGCCGGCTGGGAGCGCGAGCCGCGCGTCTCGGTGAGCCGCAGCATCCTGCCGATCACCACGGACCTCGACCGCCGCTACTTCGGCGCCTCGGCCCTCACCGAGCGGCACGACCAGGTCGGGCACCTCGACGGCGGCCTGGCCCGCTTCGGCAAGAGCTACGTGGGAGAGCCCGAGCGGATCGTGGAGGAGCTGCGCCAGGATGCCGCGGTCGCGGACGCGGACACCCTGCTGGTGACCGTGCCGAACCAGCTGGGCGTGGACTACAACGCACACCTGCTGGAGACGATCGTCACCCGGATCGCCCCCGAGCTCGGCTGGCGCGACTGACGTCCGGGGGTCGCTGAGCGAACGCCTGTACCCCGAATGCGGCATAGACGCCGTCGCGGAGACTGCGATGATGGTCGTACCGCACACCCGAATCTGCGGTGACCGTTTCCGTTCCGCGTTCTAAGGGTGTGCCATGCGAGCTCCGACTCTCCGCTCAGCGATCACCTCGGCCGCGCTCGCGCTCGTGGTCGGTGGATCGCTCGTGGCCGCCGCGCCGGCGGGCGCGGTCACGCAGCGGACGGACAGCACGACGCCGAGCTCCGCGATCACGGGGATGTGGGCGTGGGGCAACCCCATCGACCCGGCCGAGGACGCGCGCGGCGAGGGTCTGCCGCAGTTCGAGCCGCAGGCGCTGGCCGACTTCGCGGCGGCGCACCACCTGCGCACCGTCTTCCTGTCGGTCCCGTGGGCGGCCGACGAGGGTCCGTTCTCGACCTGGCTGACCGACGCGGTGGATGCGCTGCACGCGGCCGGCGTGACGAAGGTCGCGGCGCTCGGAGGCGATCCCGCCTGGGCGGACGACCCGTCGCTGGCCGCGACCTGGACCTCCGCCGCCCTGCGGGCCGCGCCGTTCGACGCGGTGCAGTTCGACGTCGAGCCCTGGGTGGTCTCCTCCGACGACCAGCTTCCCGCCGTGGTGGCGCAGCTGCAGGCCATGTACGACGCGGCCCGCACCGCGGCCGGGTCCGTGCCCATCGGCGCCGACCTGCCCTGGTGGCTCGCGGCCAAGCCGCAGCCGGGCGGCGGGACCGCTTTCGACGCACTGCTCCCCCACCTGAAGTCGGTGGCGATCGTCGCGTTCAGCGATCACGCCGCGGGCACCGACGGGATCATCGCCCTGGCGAAGCCCGCCGCGACCGCGGCGGCCGCCAAGCGCATCCCGTTCAGCATCGGCGTCGAGACCGACACCCCGGAGGTCGCGGGCGGCCCGTCGGCGACGTTCGGCGACGACAGCGCGGCCC is drawn from Leifsonia shinshuensis and contains these coding sequences:
- a CDS encoding LLM class flavin-dependent oxidoreductase gives rise to the protein MDVKRIGFLSFGHYQPIPGSVSRTAADALHQAIDLAVAAEELGADGAFFRVHHFAPQLASPFPLLAAIGARTSRIEIGTAVIDMRYENPLYMAEDAAAADLISGGRLQLGVSRGSPETALRGSESFGYVPAEGETDADMARRHTELFRAAIAGAGVAEANPATTGGQRGALAIEPQSPGLGDRIWWGAGTRATAVWAAEQGMNLMSSTLLTEDTGVPFSDLQAEQLQQYRDAWAAAGWEREPRVSVSRSILPITTDLDRRYFGASALTERHDQVGHLDGGLARFGKSYVGEPERIVEELRQDAAVADADTLLVTVPNQLGVDYNAHLLETIVTRIAPELGWRD